GGCGGCGGTGTCGCCCGACAGACTGATGGTCGAGTCGGATTCCGCAACCTCCCGCAAAACCATGGAGGAGACAATCGCGAAGCTCGCCGAGATTCGGAACGTCGACGACATTGAGCTGTCCGAATTGCTGTACTCCAATTTTATCGAATTTTACTCGAAATGATTTCCCCCGAATTTTCGCGAAGCGCAATTTTGTACGGCGGCGACGCCCAGAAAAAAATGGAGTCGGCGACGGTCGCCGTCTGCGGCGTCGGCGCGGTCGGGTCGTTCGCGCTCGAAGCGCTTGCGCGGATAGGCGTGGGCTCTTTCGTTCTGGTCGACGCCGATACGGTGGACGTGTCGAACATCAACAGGCAGCTTTGCGCCCTCCACTCGACGATAGGCAAAAGCAAGACTGCGGTCATGCGCGAGCGCGTGCGCGATATCAACCCGAACGCCCGCTTGGAAATTGTGGACAGGTTTATAGACGAGTCCAACTGCGCCGAATTTGTGGGGCTTTGCCCCGACGTGATTGTCGACGCAATAGACTCTCTTGCGCCGAAAGCCGCCCTTGCCGCCGCCGCTCTCTCTGCGGGAGTCCCGATTGTTTCGAGCATGGGGGCGGCCCGCAAAACCGACCCGCTCAAAGTCGCCGTCGCAGAGCTTTTCAAAACGCATTCGTGCCCGATGGCGGCGAGAATGCGCAAGGAGCTTCGGGCGCGCGGATTCAAAAAAGGACAGCCCTGCGTGTTTTCGACCGAAATTCCCGAACCCGCCTCGCACGTCAAAAGCGGCGCGGCGGACGCGAAAAAAATAATTGGGAGCACGCCCATTGTAACGGGGACGTTCGGGCTTGTGCTGGCAAACCTCGCCCTTGCGCAAATTTTAAATTCAAAACGCTGAAAATGTCCATTTACGAAAGAGACTACATGAACGGAAACCGCCGCCGCGCGGGGTCGGGCTTTGCGCTTTCGCCCGTCAAGATTTTCATTTTGCTGAACGTTGCATGCTTCCTTGCCGAGGCCTTCGCCGAGCGCGCCTACGGAAGCGCGTCGGTGTCGGAGTGGTTCGCGCTGTCGCCGGAGGCTCTGGCGCACGGTCGCGTCTGGACGCTGCTGACGTACTCGTTTCTGCACGCCGACATTCTCCACATATTCTGCAACATGCTGGGGCTGTATTTTATAGGGACGTTTCTCGAAAAGGCGGTCGGGGCGCGGAAATTCGCCGCGCTGTACTTGACGGGCGCGATTGCGGGCGGCGCGTTGTGGGCGGCTCTCGCCGAAATTCAGGGTGCGCCCGAGGCTCTCGTGGGCGCGAGCGCGTCGGTGATGGCGGTGTTCGCTGGCTTCTGCGTGCTGTATCCGCCCGTGCCGATTACGTTTTTGCTTTTCTTCGTCCTGCCGATTTCGATGAGACCCATGACGATGCTTAAAATCGCCGCGGGCTTCGAGGTGCTCGGGCTTATCTATTCGCTCGCGGGCGGAAACCCGATTGTGGCGTATTCGGCGCACTTGGGCGGGCTTGCGTCGGGCTTGGCGTTCGTCGCGCTTATGCGGCGCGGCAAACTTTCTTTCATCGACAGTTTGTCGATGCCGAGATTTTCGAAACGCGCCAATCCGCTGGACAGGGGAGGGCGTGCCTCCGACTACAATTTCAGGGTGAACGTCTCCGACCCGCGCGACTTGTCGGCTGAGGTTGACCGAATTTTGGACAAGATAAACACCGACGGCTTTGCGTCGCTTACCGACGCCGAGCGCGAAACCCTGCGCCGCGCCCGCGACAACCTGAAATAGCCGCACGAACAATTCCCGAACTTTCTTGTCAAAAATGAGAATATAATATTTAAAGGAAATTCCGATTTTTTTGCGGTAAACATGAAAAACATAACGAAATTTATATTGTTGCTTGCCCTGTCGCTCGCGTCGGTTTTCGCCGCGACGCCGTCCGCGCCCTCCGATTCGCGCGCCCGCAAACGCACGCCCGTTTCGCTCCAAACAACGACGAAAATGCGCAACGAAACGCGCTATGTCGTATTTCTGCTGGAACGCGGACACTATCTTAAAATGCCCGTAGGCGAGCTTGACGTGCGCGAGTTCGTGCGCGAATACATGCAGAATGTCGATTTCTTCAAGCTGTTTTTCACCTCGGAGGACGTGCAGTATTTTCAGGACTTGTTCGCGCCCGCGATAGAGATAATGCTCTCGCAGGGAACGCTGCTTCCCGCATTCACGATTTACGACAGATTTCTTGAACGCGCCGACGCCCGCATGCAGTGGATTCGCGAGCGCATGAAAAAGCCCTTCGACCTCGACTCAGACAAAACTTTCCGTCCCGACAGAAGCAAGGAGGACTGGCCGTCCGACATGAAGGCGGCCGACGCCCTTTGGGAAAAACGCCTCGTCTACGACATCGTAAACCAAATGCTTGGCTATTCCGACGAGCTTGACGGGGAGTCGGAGGAGGCGTCCGATTCGAAAAAGGGAGAAACTTCCGAGCCCGCCGAAAAATCGGGCGGCGCGGAGAAAGCGGCGTCGGAAACGTCTTCCGAAAGCGCGGGCGCGGCGAAACCCGCGGAGACTCCGCAGGCGGAAGTCGCCGAGCTTGAGGCCGAAAAGCAGTCCGCGCCCAAGACTTTCGAGGAAAAGCTCGCCAAGGCAAAGGAGGAGGTTCTCAAACGCTACGAGCGTCTTGTGGAAAACTACGCCAAGGCGGACGCCATGGAAATTCAGGAAATCTACCTCAACACCCTCGCGCGGCTTTACGATCCCCACACGGCTTTCCTTTCCGAATACTATCTGGAAGAATTCGACATCTCCGTGCGCAACTCGCTCGTCGGGATAGGCGCAATGCTCCAAGACAAGGACGGCTACTGCACGCTCGCCGAACTCATGCCCGGCGGTCCGGCCGAAGAGTGCAAGCAGCTCCACACGGGCGACAAAATTTTGGGCGTTGGACAGGAGGTCGGCGAGATTGTTGACGTCATCGGCATGAAGCTCCGCAAGACCGTGCGGCTCATCAGGGGCAAGGAGAATACGAAAGTGCGCCTGCTTATAGAGCCTGCTTCGAATCCGTCGGCGCGGAAGGTGGTAACGCTTGTCCGCAGGGAAATCAAGCTCACTACAAAGCTCGCAAAGGCGGCCGTCTACACAATTCCCGTAGGCGACAAAACCGTGCCCGTGGGCGTGATAGACCTGCCCGCATTCTACGGAGAAAGCGGCGGCACGGACGGCTCAAAGGGTTTCAGCACATCGAAAGACGTCGAGGAGCTGCTCGTAAAACTCAAAAAAATGGGCGTCAAGGGCGTCGTGCTCGACCTCCGCAGAAACGGCGGCGGCTTCCTCAACGAGGCTGTCGACTTGGCGGGGCTTTTCATCAAGACGGGGCCGGTCGTTCAGGTTCGCGACGCCGCGGGCAGAACGAACCGCCTGCGCGACGAAAACCCGAAGCTCGTTTGGGACGGTCCGCTTGTCATCATGGTGAGCCGCCTTTCGGCGTCGGCTACCGAAATCGTCGCGGGCGCGCTCCAAAACCACAAGCGCGCGATTGTCGTGGGCGACAAATCAACGCACGGCAAGGGAACCGTTCAGGCGGTCTACCACCTCGAAAATTTCGATCCCCAGCAGAAGAGCGCGGCTAAAATCACGGTGCAGAAATGGTACGCGCCCAACGGAGATTCAATACAAATCAAGGGCGTGCACTCCGACATCGTGCTTCCGTCGGTCTACGACTACATGGAAATCGGCGAGGAGTACAAAGACTACGCCATGAAGTGGGACGCCATCACGCCAGACTCAATCGAGGAAGTCTGGGGCTACGGCTTCAAGGAGACGCTCGCCGACGCGCTCATGGCGAAGCTTACGGAGCAGTCGCTTGCGCGGCGCAACAGCCTCGACGAATTCAAAATCTGGAACGAGCGCATAAACTGGGTCAAGGAACGCCAGAAGAAAAAGGATTGGAGCTTGAACTACGCCGTGCGCGAGAAAGAGCTTAAAGCCGACGAGGACTTCAACGAATCCCTCAAAAAACGCCAGCGCAAATTCACAGAAGCCGACTACCCCAAGACCGAGGTTCTGCTCGACTCCGCAAAGGAAAACGGCGGCGACAAAAAAGTTTCCGCCGACAAGAAAAAGCGCAAATCCAAAAACGACGCACTTGAAGCGTCGGAGGACGACGAGGACGCGCCCGATTTCGACGTGCAGCTCCACGAAGCCCTGCGCATCATGGGCGACTGGATTGACCTTGTCGACCACCCCGACAAGCTGAAAGCCTACGCCGACGCCGGGAAAAAGGCGGACGCCGCGAACTCCGACAACACCGAAAAAGAGGCTGTGGATTCCGAAGCGGCAAAGCCCGCGGCGGGCGAATCGGCTCCCGCTCCCGCTCCAAAATCCGACGCCGCGCAAAGCTCCGCGCCGCAAAATTAAACGCATTTTGCGTGCGTTCGGAACGTCCCGCGCAAAAACGGGGCGTTTTTTTGCGCGCGCGGGGTATGCCCGCGCAGTGTTGCGCGGGTTTTGCCTTTGCGGGGAGTCGGCGGCAGTTGGCGGTTATTTTACGTCTATTATAGCCGCGCTTGCGTAGGATACGATTTTCGTTTCTATCGCGCTTTCGTCCAAGCCGAAGAGTTTTGCGACGGCGGCGCGGTAGATTTCAAGCTGACGTTTGCGCGAGTCTCCGCAGAACGCGCCCGCCTTGAAGTCGGCGACAATCGCCGAAACGGGATTGCCGTCGGCGTCGGTTTCCACAATCAGCTTGTCTATCACTCCGCTTGCGAGTTTCCCGCCCAAAAGCGCGTCGAACGGAAATTCGTTGTAGATTTTCCTGCGTTCCGATTCGGCGAAAAGCTCCGCTATTTGCGGGTTTGCGAGAGCGCGTTCCACTTCCGCCGCCGCGCGGAGGTCTGAGGCTGTTCCCGCGAGCTCCGCCGCGCGTCGGACGGCTGCGGGGATTCCGCTGTCGAGCGTTTTTATTTTTTCGAACGTGGCGTGCACCGCCTTGCCGTGCCTTATTGCGTCGGCGGACATCGCGCGGCTTGCGCCCCTTTCGGAGGAGGGCGTGAGTTTGGGGAATGTGTTTGCGGCGTCGGCGGGCTGCACGGCGTCAATCGGCTTTACTGGGCTTGCGGGCTCGGGCGTTTGGACGTGTTCGAACCAGCGGTCGTCGCCGATTGACACTCCGCCCGCGGCGGCGGCTTTCTCGTACGCGGCGGCTTTTTCCTCGTCCGACGCCGCGGGGTCGCGCAGGGCGGGGATAAACGAGTTCAGAACGAGGTTTTTTATTCCGAAATCCTTTGACTTTGCGTCTTTGTGCTTCGACATGACGACGTACAGCGCGTCTTCGGCGCGGGTGAGCGCGACGTAGAGGTTGCAGATTGCGTCGAAGTCGTCGTTTTCGGAGTCTATTTTCAGGCTCTCGGAAAGCGACGGGCAGAGCGAGCAGACGATTTTCTGCGGCAGGTAGCTTATCGTGAATTGTTCGGTGTTTTCGCCCGACCGCCGCGCGATGTATTTCAGCCCGCTTGGGGGGCGTTTTTTTGCCGTGTGGAGGTCGGGCAGAATCACCGAGCCGAAGCCCAGCCCCTTCGATTTGTGGATTGTCATCACCTGCACTGCCGTTTCGGCGGACGAAAGCCTGAACGTTTTGCCCGAAAGGAAAAGTATGCAGTTGTCTATTCCGCGCGATTCGGAGGCGTCGAACTCGCGGCAGGCGTCCACGAGCCGCGCGAGGTTTTCGCGGGCGTCGCGGCTTTCGCCGACTTTTTCGGCGACGGCTTCGGCGTATTGTTCGGCGAAGTCGGCGAAGCGTTCGGCGGCGATTTTTTCGAGCGCGTTTTTGCGGAAGTCGGGCGCGTTCACGGCGTCGGCAAAGGGCGTCATTTTCAGGTATTCGGCGGCGGCGGTGTCGGACGGGTGGGCGGCGAGTTTCAGCGTTTGCAGGAACGCGGGCACTACGGCGTTGTTGCGGGCGACGGTTTGTTCGAACTCGCACGAGACTTCGATGTCAAGCCCTGCGTCGGCGATTTTCCCGCGCAGCGCCTTGACGAACGCGTCTACCGTGTCGTTTTTGCGGACGAGGATTGCGCACGTTTTGCCCGTCTTTGCGGGGTTCGAGTTTTTGACGATTTCGAACACGGCTTCGCACCGCGCGTCGAAGTCGGCGGCGCTGTCTTTGCCGAAATATTCGGTGAGCACCAGCTTCGCAAGCGACGGCTTCGGCTTTTTGCCGCCCGTGCTTTCCGCCGAAACATGCGGAATGTAGATTGAAGAAAATTCCGCAGCGGCGGCTGGCGAAAAGCACTGCGCGAGTTCCGACGGGTCGGCGAAAAACGAATTGACCGCCCGGATTACGTTCGCGCCCGACCTCCACGAAGTCGCGAGCGGCTCGCCGTCGAAGACGCGTTCGGCGTCGGCGTTGTACCGTCGCTTCACTGCGTCGAAGAGCTTTCTGTTTCCGCCGCGGAACGAGTAGAGCGACTGCTTGACGTCGCCCACATAGTAGAATGTTTTTTGCCCGTCGGACTCGTAGACCACGTTGTCGATTATGTTTTTGAAAAAGTTCCACTGCGTTTCGGAGGTGTCCTGAAATTCGTCGAAAAGCCAGTGGTCGAACTTTGCGTCGAGCCTGTATTCGGCGAGCGTTCCGACGATGTCCGAACCCGATTCGAGCAGCAGGGGAATGTCGTCGAACGCGAGTCTGCCGCGCCTGCGCATTGTCGCGTCGTAGCGTTCCTCGTACATTTTCGCGATTGTTCCGACCGCCTTTGCGGCGTCGCACGAGCGCAAAACGTGGGCGTCGAGCAGGCGCGTAAAAAGGCGTTTGAGCGGGGCGGCGACTTCGGCCGGAACTTCCGTTTCGCCCCTGCCGATTTTTACCGTAAACGCCGCGTTCAGCCCGCCAGTCGCGTACATTTCGGCGAGCCGCTGTTCGAGCGTTTTTGCGTCGGCCAAGATATTGTTGTTTGAGTCGGCGAAGAATTTTTCGACTCCCGCGAATTTGCCGTCGAGCTTTGCGGCGGCGAGGGCATCGCGTAGGGCGGCGCGGTCGCTATCGTATGCGGCGGCGTCCCACTTTTGCGGATCGTGTCCGAGTATTTCGTGCGCATTTCCCCAAAGCGAGAGGTTCGGCGTTTCGAGAATTTTGCCGTGGGCGGCGAACACCTTTTCGAGGAGTATTTCGCGCATGGATTTCTCCTCCACGCCGAACGATGCGCGTTTGACGATTTCGGAAAATTCGGCGAAGGTTTTTCTGTCGGACGATTTTTCGCGCAGGATTTCGCCGACGATTTTTTCGGCCGCGCTTTTGTGCGAAATTTCGTCGTCTATTTTGATTTCCGAGAAAATCGAAAGCTCGTTTGAAAAGCATTTCAGAATCGACGAGAAGAAAGAGTCTATCGTCGAGAGCCTGAGCTTGTCGAGGTTTGTCAGGCACTGGCGGAGCAGCGCGAGCGCGTCTTGGCGCGTGAGGAAGCCGCCGCCCGACTTCGTGCCGCGCGTGAGTTTTTCCACTTCGTCGGACAGCGCGTCCGCCGCCTTGTCGTCCTCCGCGGCTTCCGCAAGGCGCGTGAGGATTTTTCCGAGAAACTCGCCCGCCGACTTGCGCGTGAACGTGAGCGCGGTGATTCGCGACGGGTCGGGAAGCCCCGTTTCGGGGTCTTTTGCGTTGGCGGCAAGGGCTATGAACCTGTTTGTGAGCGCGTAGGTTTTTCCCGAACCCGCCGAGGCGGAGACGCGTTCGTTTTTGAAAATTTCGGGTCGTTCTTTCATCGTTCGAATTCGAGCATGTTTTTGAGCGTTTCGGCGTCGGCGTTGAAGACGTCGTCGAATGCGGGGTATTTCGGCGGCTTGCCGGGGGCGAAGTTTCCGGCGCGGATTGCGGCTATTATCTCCGCCGCCTTTTCGAGCGCGGGCGTTTCGAAGTCGGCGACATCGTCCCAAAAGTCGACTTGCGTAGAGGCGGTGTCTTTGGGCGCGACGAAGAACGCGGCGGAAATTTTCGCGTCGGGGCGTTCTTCGCGCAGGGCGCGGGCGTAGAGCGGCAGTTGGAGCGATTCCCACTCGATTGCGCCGTCGGTTTTCATTTTCAGGTGGCTGTCGCGCGCGACGCCGCGGCGGCATTTGTCGTATGTTTTGTAGTCGAGCACGAGCAGCGAGCCGTCGCTTTCGTTTTCGTCTATTCTGTCGAATGTGCCCGAAAATTTTTCGCCGAAAATTTCGGTCGCGAACGGCTTTTCGGCGGCGGTTATGCGCCAGCCCGCCGCGCGGTGGCGCGCCTGAATTTCGGCGCACGCGGAAAGGCGGTTGCGCAGGTTTTCAAGCTGTATGCGCACTTGGGCGCGGGGTCGGCGTCCGAATGCGTCGATTGCGGTTTCGTCGAAAGCGTCGAGGAGGGCGCGGCGGATTTCGTCGGCGTTTGCGGAGTCGGCGGCGGCGGACTTCGCGAATTTGAAAAACGCCTTGTGGAAGAGCGTTCCGAATTGCGCGGCGTCAAGCTCCGACTTTTGCGCGTCCACTTTCTCCATTTTGAGGACGTAGCTCAGGTAGAACTCCCAGGGCGATTTCATGTACGCCGCGAATTTTGTGTGCGAGTATCCGCCCTCGAAGCGTTTGTTCGGGACGCGCAGTTTCCATTCGGGCGCGGGTTTCGACGGCTTGTCCGACTGCTTCACGGCGGCGAAGAGCATTTTCACCCGCGCGGGAAGTTGCGGCGTCTGGAAGAGGATTCTCGACGGCGCGAGCGGCTCGCCCCTGCCGTCGGTTTGCGGCACGCAGACGGAGACCGCCCCGCCCGACGCCGCGCGGCTTTGTACGAGGGCGTCGAGCATGTAGGCGTCGCGCGCGCGGCGCAGTTGGCGGTTGCGCATGCCGAGCTTTATTCGGACGGCGTCGTTTAGAAAAATTCCGTCGGAGCTTGCAAGCGGCACAATGCCGTCGTTCATGTCGCACAGCGCGAGGTGTTTTGCGGGCGACCAGAAAATCTCCATCCAGTCTTGCAGGGGCAGGCGTTCGTCGTCGAGCCTTTCGGTGTCGGTCGCGGCGGCGAGGTGTTCGGAGGCGATTCCGAAAATTTCTTCTGGCGAAAATTCCATGTTCTCCGAAATTTCCGCGTCCGAAATTTCCGCGAGCGTTTCGCCCAAGACTTCCAATGCGCGGGCGTTGCGTTCGTCCGTTTCGGCGTCCCCGACGAGCGCGGCGACGGCGTTCCCGATTTTCTCCGCGGCTTTGCCGCCGCCGATTTCGAGCGTTTCGGAAACGAAGTCGAAGACCCCGCGCAGGAATTTTATTTTTGCGAATTTTGCGGTGTCGCGGTCGGGCGAATTTGCGTACAGGCGGGCGAGCAGAGCGCTCCGCGCCTGTTCGATGTCGGCGCAGGCTGATTCGGTTT
The Opitutia bacterium KCR 482 genome window above contains:
- a CDS encoding PD-(D/E)XK nuclease family protein; amino-acid sequence: MKNVIERYFIKPVESLPKACAKWFVEKFADRLERRPASFEKILVLTPTRNAAKNFKNAVFAECLSRGIDAISQLRAGTLEDELARNGTDRDEPQSTLSRAIWTDILDSRDLSEFASLFPAETPKREDFASVCRQFMFLQDALAENLLTISDAAKKLADTPDAARWNELAALEKIFAERVAKRGKTPHAKSLKNAVERTANAGWETIVVAGNPDVSPTLKSLLDTFAGRSLIAVVGENENLFDPYGAPKTPEYRDKNTALEDGAIRVYHSVAAEARAVAELAGKYGDKVYETLAIACEQNDSADTFKTALAEAGINAVKLDAGNMAATAVGDLLDCIAAFSADASYANFLNLLRNPFALQTLAKRAEKTPEETLAAADTLKTESACADIEQARSALLARLYANSPDRDTAKFAKIKFLRGVFDFVSETLEIGGGKAAEKIGNAVAALVGDAETDERNARALEVLGETLAEISDAEISENMEFSPEEIFGIASEHLAAATDTERLDDERLPLQDWMEIFWSPAKHLALCDMNDGIVPLASSDGIFLNDAVRIKLGMRNRQLRRARDAYMLDALVQSRAASGGAVSVCVPQTDGRGEPLAPSRILFQTPQLPARVKMLFAAVKQSDKPSKPAPEWKLRVPNKRFEGGYSHTKFAAYMKSPWEFYLSYVLKMEKVDAQKSELDAAQFGTLFHKAFFKFAKSAAADSANADEIRRALLDAFDETAIDAFGRRPRAQVRIQLENLRNRLSACAEIQARHRAAGWRITAAEKPFATEIFGEKFSGTFDRIDENESDGSLLVLDYKTYDKCRRGVARDSHLKMKTDGAIEWESLQLPLYARALREERPDAKISAAFFVAPKDTASTQVDFWDDVADFETPALEKAAEIIAAIRAGNFAPGKPPKYPAFDDVFNADAETLKNMLEFER
- a CDS encoding UvrD-helicase domain-containing protein; this encodes MKERPEIFKNERVSASAGSGKTYALTNRFIALAANAKDPETGLPDPSRITALTFTRKSAGEFLGKILTRLAEAAEDDKAADALSDEVEKLTRGTKSGGGFLTRQDALALLRQCLTNLDKLRLSTIDSFFSSILKCFSNELSIFSEIKIDDEISHKSAAEKIVGEILREKSSDRKTFAEFSEIVKRASFGVEEKSMREILLEKVFAAHGKILETPNLSLWGNAHEILGHDPQKWDAAAYDSDRAALRDALAAAKLDGKFAGVEKFFADSNNNILADAKTLEQRLAEMYATGGLNAAFTVKIGRGETEVPAEVAAPLKRLFTRLLDAHVLRSCDAAKAVGTIAKMYEERYDATMRRRGRLAFDDIPLLLESGSDIVGTLAEYRLDAKFDHWLFDEFQDTSETQWNFFKNIIDNVVYESDGQKTFYYVGDVKQSLYSFRGGNRKLFDAVKRRYNADAERVFDGEPLATSWRSGANVIRAVNSFFADPSELAQCFSPAAAAEFSSIYIPHVSAESTGGKKPKPSLAKLVLTEYFGKDSAADFDARCEAVFEIVKNSNPAKTGKTCAILVRKNDTVDAFVKALRGKIADAGLDIEVSCEFEQTVARNNAVVPAFLQTLKLAAHPSDTAAAEYLKMTPFADAVNAPDFRKNALEKIAAERFADFAEQYAEAVAEKVGESRDARENLARLVDACREFDASESRGIDNCILFLSGKTFRLSSAETAVQVMTIHKSKGLGFGSVILPDLHTAKKRPPSGLKYIARRSGENTEQFTISYLPQKIVCSLCPSLSESLKIDSENDDFDAICNLYVALTRAEDALYVVMSKHKDAKSKDFGIKNLVLNSFIPALRDPAASDEEKAAAYEKAAAAGGVSIGDDRWFEHVQTPEPASPVKPIDAVQPADAANTFPKLTPSSERGASRAMSADAIRHGKAVHATFEKIKTLDSGIPAAVRRAAELAGTASDLRAAAEVERALANPQIAELFAESERRKIYNEFPFDALLGGKLASGVIDKLIVETDADGNPVSAIVADFKAGAFCGDSRKRQLEIYRAAVAKLFGLDESAIETKIVSYASAAIIDVK
- a CDS encoding carboxy terminal-processing peptidase, which encodes MKNITKFILLLALSLASVFAATPSAPSDSRARKRTPVSLQTTTKMRNETRYVVFLLERGHYLKMPVGELDVREFVREYMQNVDFFKLFFTSEDVQYFQDLFAPAIEIMLSQGTLLPAFTIYDRFLERADARMQWIRERMKKPFDLDSDKTFRPDRSKEDWPSDMKAADALWEKRLVYDIVNQMLGYSDELDGESEEASDSKKGETSEPAEKSGGAEKAASETSSESAGAAKPAETPQAEVAELEAEKQSAPKTFEEKLAKAKEEVLKRYERLVENYAKADAMEIQEIYLNTLARLYDPHTAFLSEYYLEEFDISVRNSLVGIGAMLQDKDGYCTLAELMPGGPAEECKQLHTGDKILGVGQEVGEIVDVIGMKLRKTVRLIRGKENTKVRLLIEPASNPSARKVVTLVRREIKLTTKLAKAAVYTIPVGDKTVPVGVIDLPAFYGESGGTDGSKGFSTSKDVEELLVKLKKMGVKGVVLDLRRNGGGFLNEAVDLAGLFIKTGPVVQVRDAAGRTNRLRDENPKLVWDGPLVIMVSRLSASATEIVAGALQNHKRAIVVGDKSTHGKGTVQAVYHLENFDPQQKSAAKITVQKWYAPNGDSIQIKGVHSDIVLPSVYDYMEIGEEYKDYAMKWDAITPDSIEEVWGYGFKETLADALMAKLTEQSLARRNSLDEFKIWNERINWVKERQKKKDWSLNYAVREKELKADEDFNESLKKRQRKFTEADYPKTEVLLDSAKENGGDKKVSADKKKRKSKNDALEASEDDEDAPDFDVQLHEALRIMGDWIDLVDHPDKLKAYADAGKKADAANSDNTEKEAVDSEAAKPAAGESAPAPAPKSDAAQSSAPQN
- a CDS encoding tRNA threonylcarbamoyladenosine dehydratase, translating into MISPEFSRSAILYGGDAQKKMESATVAVCGVGAVGSFALEALARIGVGSFVLVDADTVDVSNINRQLCALHSTIGKSKTAVMRERVRDINPNARLEIVDRFIDESNCAEFVGLCPDVIVDAIDSLAPKAALAAAALSAGVPIVSSMGAARKTDPLKVAVAELFKTHSCPMAARMRKELRARGFKKGQPCVFSTEIPEPASHVKSGAADAKKIIGSTPIVTGTFGLVLANLALAQILNSKR
- a CDS encoding rhomboid family intramembrane serine protease, which produces MSIYERDYMNGNRRRAGSGFALSPVKIFILLNVACFLAEAFAERAYGSASVSEWFALSPEALAHGRVWTLLTYSFLHADILHIFCNMLGLYFIGTFLEKAVGARKFAALYLTGAIAGGALWAALAEIQGAPEALVGASASVMAVFAGFCVLYPPVPITFLLFFVLPISMRPMTMLKIAAGFEVLGLIYSLAGGNPIVAYSAHLGGLASGLAFVALMRRGKLSFIDSLSMPRFSKRANPLDRGGRASDYNFRVNVSDPRDLSAEVDRILDKINTDGFASLTDAERETLRRARDNLK